A DNA window from Helianthus annuus cultivar XRQ/B chromosome 15, HanXRQr2.0-SUNRISE, whole genome shotgun sequence contains the following coding sequences:
- the LOC110896319 gene encoding uncharacterized protein LOC110896319, whose protein sequence is MPLLHTILQPGQTAHDAWLVIESEFNDNKNTRAIFLGQEFANLCLENFSSMADYCQHAKHLADQLQSVGSPVDDRMLAIKILTGLTEQYDSISTVLQNRDPLPDFNEVRSRLNKE, encoded by the coding sequence ATGCCACTTCTGCACACTATTCTCCAACCGGGTCAGACCGCTCATGATGCATGGCTTGTCATTGAAAGTGAGTTTAATGATAATAAAAACACGCGAGCTATTTTTCTTGGTCAAGAGTTCGCCAACTTATGTCTCGAGAATTTCTCGTCCATGGCTGATTATTGTCAACACGCCAAACATCTGGCCGATCAACTGCAAAGCGTTGGCTCTCCGGTTGACGACCGGATGTTAGCCATTAAAATCTTGACCGGCCTAACTGAACAATACGACAGTATCTCTACTGTCCTGCAAAACCGTGATCCTCTCCCAGACTTCAATGAAGTTCGGTCGCGTCTTAACAAGGAATAA
- the LOC110896346 gene encoding uncharacterized protein LOC110896346 yields the protein MAAVVGLTMMAAVLVDDVGGGKVVGGGGNGGMICGDSFGKGESPIGDHTVVMKTIAAELEDTGTSRKRKFVRRDRVKCHENLLRDYFVEEPVFNEEVFRRRFRMSKRLFLKILSDVQANNSWFQDTVDASNRKSFTPMQKVTSAIKQLATGNAPDEFDEYLNISERTSRESLENFSETVCNLYASEFLRRPTSHDVALLYQAHEEKHHLPGMLGSLDCTHFVWRMCPTELRGQYMRGDHSHPTVMLEAVASQDLWICHAFCGPPGSQNDINVLQQSLLFLTERNGTAPKCPFYVNNHLYKRGYYLTDGIYPTWSVFVKSFPYPHIVKEKKFKRQHEAVRKDVKQAFGVLKAKWHILHRPMRATSVKN from the exons ATGGCGGCGGTTGTTGGTTTAAcgatgatggcggcggtgttgGTTGATGACGTGGGTGGCGGAAAAGTGGTCGGCGGTGGTGGaaatg GCGGTATGATTTGCGGGGACTCATTCGGGAAAGGGgagtcaccgatcggtgaccacACTGTGGTGATGAAGACCATCG CCGCTGAACTGGAAGACACAGGCACTTCTAGAAAAAGGAAATTTGTCCGTCGAGATCGAGTGAAATGTCACGAAAACCTTCTGAGAGATTATTTTGTCGAGGAGCCCGTATTCAACGAAGAGGTTTTTCGTCGAAGGTTTCGTATGTCCAAAAGgttgtttttaaaaattttgagTGACGTGCAAGCGAATAACTCGTGGTTTCAAGACACCGTGGATGCGAGTAATAGGAAGAGTTTTACACCGATGCAAAAAGTTACTTCGGCGATTAAGCAACTAGCAACCGGTAACGCTCCAGACGAGTtcgacgagtatttaaatatatCCGAAAGGACTTCCCGAGAAAGTCTAGAAAATTTTTCTGAAACGGTATGTAATTTATACGCTTCCGAGTTTTTACGTAGACCTACTAGCCACGACGTTGCGCTCTTGTACCAAGCTCATGAGGAGAAACATCACCTTCCTGGGATGTTGGGTAGTCTTGATTGTACACATTTTGTTTGGAGAATGTGTCCAACAGAGTTGCGGGGTCAATATATGAGGGGGGATCACAGTCACCCGACAGTTATGCTTGAAGCGGTGGCCTCTCAGGATTTGTGGATTTGTCATGCTTTTTGTGGTCCACCaggttcacaaaacgacatcaacgtgctccAACAATCTCTGTTATTTCTTACTGAACGAAATGGAACTGCACCAAAATGCCCATTTTACGTGAACAACCACTTGTACAAGCGTGGATACTATCTTACCGATGGAATCTACCCTActtggtccgtgtttgtgaaatcATTTCCGTATCCTCACATTGTGAAAGAAAagaagttcaagaggcaacacgaggcggTAAGAAAAGACGTGAAGCaggcttttggtgttttaaaggcaAAATGGCATATACTTCATCGCCCGATGCGTGCTACGAGTGTTAAAAATTAG
- the LOC110896334 gene encoding uncharacterized mitochondrial protein AtMg00810-like, with product MNIIRSLWLFKHKYRSDGSLERYKARLGCDGRKQQTGIDCGETFSPVVKPSTIRLVLSRALSKSWPIHQLDVTNAFLHGNLEETAPRAWYQRFTDFVTLQGFRQSKSDNSLFIYHHGADIAYLLIHVDDIILTTSSEALRTRLLHTLSGEFAMKDLGPLSYFLGIQVARTGDHMFLSQQAYVNDIIHRASMDSCKSVATLVDTQLKLSAASGPLYDDPTTYRSLAGALQYLTFTRPDISYAVQQICMHMHAPTIDHWNALKRIIRYLQGTSAFGLHLGPVPDLRLVAYTNADWAGCPDTRRSTSGYCVYLGENLISWSSKRQPTISRSSAEAEYRGVANVVADICWLRNLLLDLHHPLSTATLVYCDNVSVVYLSGNPVQHQRTKHIELDIHFVREQVQRGSIRVLHVSSRHQIADIFTKGLPRVLFDDFRTSLNIGPPDVSTAGV from the exons ATGAATATCATACGTAGCTTGTGGCTGTTTAAACATAAATACAGGTCTGACGGTAGTTTGGAACGTTACAAGGCCAGATTGGGTTGTGATGGTCGTAAGCAGCAGACGGGTATAGACTGTGGTGAGACGTTTAGTCCGGTTGTCAAACCGTCCACGATTCGGCTGGTCCTCTCTCGTGCATTGTCCAAGTCATGGCCCATTCACCAGTTGGATGTCACTAACGCGTTCTTACATGGGAACTTAGAGGAAACG GCTCCACGTGCCTGGTACCAGCGGTTCACTGATTTTGTTACTTTACAGGGTTTTCGTCAGAGCAAATCAGATAACTCTCTATTCATCTATCACCATGGTGCTGACATTGCTTATCTTCTTATTCATGTGGACGATATTATTCTTACCACGTCCTCTGAGGCTCTTCGTACACGATTGTTACACACCTTGTCTGGTGAATTTGCAATGAAAGATTTGGGTCCACTTTCATATTTCTTGGGCATACAGGTGGCAAGGACAGGTGATCATATGTTTTTATCTCAGCAGGCGTATGTTAATGACATAATTCATCGGGCTTCTATGGACTCATGCAAATCGGTGGCAACACTTGTCGACACACAGTTAAAGTTATCTGCTGCCTCCGGGCCTTTATACGACGACCCGACTACCTACCGTAGTCTTGCAGGTGCTCTTCAGTATCTCACTTTTACCAGACCAGACATCTCTTATGCGGTTCAACAGATTTGCATGCATATGCACGCTCCTACGATAGATCACTGGAATGCCTTGAAGCGCATTATACGATATCTTCAAGGCACATCTGCTTTTGGACTTCATTTAGGGCCCGTTCCTGATTTACGTTTGGTGGCTTATACTAACGCTGATTGGGCTGGATGTCCTGACACTCGTCGGTCAACATCAGGTTATTGTGTTTATTTGGGTGAAAATCTTATTTCATGGTCTTCTAAGCGTCAGCCGACTATTTCCCGCTCCAGTGCCGAGGCCGAATATAGAGGGGTTGCCAATGTGGTTGCGGATATTTGTTGGTTGCGTAATCTTCTTCTCGAccttcatcatcctctttctaCTGCCACCTTGGTCTACTGTGACAATGTCAGTGTTGTTTACCTCTCCGGCAACCCAGTTCAGCATCAGAGGACTAAACATATTGAGCTTGACATCCACTTCGTTCGTGAGCAAGTCCAACGTGGCAGTATTCGAGTATTACATGTTTCGTCGCGTCATCAGATTGCTGATATCTTCACAAAGGGTCTTCCACGAGTTCTGTTTGATGATTTTCGTACCAGTCTCAACATTGGACCTCCCGACGTTTCaactgcgggggtgtaa